The Citrifermentans bemidjiense Bem genome window below encodes:
- a CDS encoding creatininase family protein, whose protein sequence is MLIEGMTMEEFSRGLTVSKTVYIPFGSVEEHGSHLPLSTDTIEAYEVGKRAAERIPLFVAPPIHYGSCRSTSCHPGTVSISTATLKSLLKDIVRSLHAHGLTNFIALTGHAGGSHKMALQDAGEELIRELPEINMAVVTEYDLAKEAGAGIIETRGDAHAGEIETSRIMHSHPHLVKGLAEAEYPSFPTGILVRDKRSFWPGGVWGDPGKATAKKGRMLESLVADKVVELVKALESRRW, encoded by the coding sequence ATGTTGATAGAAGGTATGACCATGGAGGAGTTTTCCCGGGGACTGACGGTCAGTAAGACCGTGTACATTCCGTTCGGGTCGGTCGAGGAGCATGGCAGCCACTTGCCGTTATCCACCGACACCATCGAGGCATATGAGGTCGGCAAACGCGCGGCTGAAAGAATTCCGCTATTCGTGGCGCCGCCGATCCATTATGGATCCTGCCGATCGACGTCGTGCCATCCCGGGACCGTATCGATCAGCACTGCGACCCTGAAGTCGCTGCTCAAAGATATTGTGCGATCCCTGCACGCGCATGGGCTCACCAATTTCATAGCATTGACCGGTCATGCGGGCGGTTCGCACAAGATGGCGTTGCAGGACGCCGGCGAGGAACTGATACGCGAGTTGCCGGAGATAAACATGGCCGTCGTCACCGAATACGATTTGGCCAAGGAAGCCGGCGCCGGTATCATCGAGACTCGTGGCGATGCGCACGCCGGCGAGATCGAGACCTCGAGGATCATGCACTCGCATCCGCATCTGGTCAAAGGGCTTGCCGAGGCCGAGTACCCGTCGTTTCCGACCGGGATCCTGGTTCGGGACAAACGGAGTTTCTGGCCCGGCGGTGTCTGGGGCGATCCCGGCAAGGCGACCGCGAAAAAAGGGCGCATGCTGGAATCCCTGGTCGCGGACAAGGTGGTCGAACTGGTAAAGGCGTTGGAGAGCCGGCGCTGGTAA
- a CDS encoding helix-turn-helix domain-containing protein, with product MAQRKKKNTGKRVNRSPYDLLQSEYEKSQRRAIDDDGYMSAVVSQGPSAMPCSVDQGDSPSLSVSPSPAPLSASTPLVPLLLTMVQVCELLNVSRTTFYRMRKSGEIPGEIEIGGKILYHRETLEQWLSRLALPSDANMQHGLEQIL from the coding sequence GTGGCTCAGCGAAAGAAAAAGAACACTGGCAAGAGGGTTAACCGCTCTCCTTATGATCTGCTGCAGTCTGAGTATGAGAAGTCGCAACGTCGAGCCATTGATGATGATGGGTATATGTCTGCGGTTGTCTCTCAAGGTCCCTCTGCTATGCCATGTAGCGTCGACCAGGGCGACAGCCCTAGTCTTAGCGTCTCCCCTTCCCCTGCTCCCTTATCGGCATCTACGCCGCTGGTTCCGTTGCTACTTACCATGGTTCAGGTGTGCGAGCTGCTTAACGTTTCTCGGACCACGTTTTACAGGATGCGTAAATCTGGGGAGATTCCCGGAGAGATTGAAATTGGTGGAAAAATTCTTTACCACCGTGAAACTCTGGAACAGTGGCTCTCTCGGTTGGCGCTTCCTAGTGATGCAAACATGCAACACGGGCTGGAACAAATTCTTTAA
- a CDS encoding YHS domain-containing protein, with amino-acid sequence MGSLTALEERITEKLAQHKKQLAVKQQQLDQTMKELLEQRERLSAVAESRVEAIIMPRLERLARQFQNAEIEVVHTDEGFISTCRFAHTPQFPATVRLSIELLPASSDQLTARYDLSILPALMEYSQNAEKNIQLGDEESLAAWVEDRVLAFLDDYLRLETHPLYQKDNLVVDVVCGMHISFVSAATTLERNGYTYYFCSEHCRDLFLEKFEDLIPHQEAEKKV; translated from the coding sequence GTGGGAAGCCTGACTGCTTTAGAAGAAAGAATCACCGAGAAGCTGGCACAGCACAAAAAACAGCTCGCGGTGAAGCAACAGCAGCTTGACCAGACCATGAAGGAGTTGTTGGAACAGAGGGAGCGATTGTCTGCCGTGGCGGAGTCCCGGGTCGAGGCCATCATCATGCCGCGCCTGGAACGTCTGGCTCGCCAGTTCCAGAATGCCGAGATCGAGGTCGTGCACACCGATGAAGGTTTTATCTCCACCTGCAGGTTTGCGCACACCCCTCAGTTTCCTGCAACGGTGAGGCTCAGTATCGAGCTGTTGCCGGCCTCTTCCGATCAGTTGACCGCGCGATATGACCTCAGCATTCTTCCTGCCTTGATGGAATATTCCCAAAATGCCGAGAAGAACATTCAGTTGGGAGACGAGGAGTCCCTCGCCGCATGGGTGGAAGACAGGGTCCTTGCCTTTCTCGACGATTACCTCAGGCTGGAAACTCACCCGCTTTACCAGAAGGACAACCTGGTTGTCGACGTCGTTTGCGGCATGCATATTTCATTCGTTTCAGCAGCGACGACCCTGGAGCGTAACGGCTACACCTATTATTTTTGTTCCGAGCACTGCAGGGACCTTTTTCTGGAGAAATTTGAAGACCTAATCCCCCACCAAGAGGCAGAGAAGAAGGTGTGA
- a CDS encoding transporter family protein: MKKMILAVVGGVLLTSTAARAEHKLLITDVLDKKQVEAQALFEYSHTSGKLSTPAESGKATSNATESVYSLGVGLGSGLEVSASIPYVFSERAKAQFDGFEPEYEKRDGFGDFAVEAKYRLLGGEEKPCTVVTGLGVKFDTAGGNNAGSGTTDVSPFIAASANLGHHNIPYAVYRATIRNHDAQDTHTVSLGLEKELSHEVTLDAKIDANFNTSTREVTANENFTFEVASYIQLAHNFYLLPSVAYVVETDSTLKALDVRATSVDGFKGAVSLYYLF; the protein is encoded by the coding sequence ATGAAGAAGATGATTCTGGCAGTAGTTGGCGGAGTACTTTTGACCTCGACCGCAGCGCGCGCGGAACACAAGTTGCTGATCACGGACGTCCTCGACAAGAAGCAGGTCGAGGCGCAGGCCCTGTTCGAATATTCCCACACCAGCGGCAAGCTCAGCACTCCTGCCGAGTCCGGTAAGGCAACCTCGAACGCAACCGAGTCCGTTTACTCGCTCGGCGTCGGTCTCGGCAGCGGCCTGGAAGTCTCCGCATCGATCCCCTACGTATTCAGCGAGCGGGCTAAGGCACAGTTCGACGGGTTCGAGCCGGAATACGAAAAACGTGACGGTTTCGGCGACTTCGCTGTTGAAGCCAAATATCGCCTTTTGGGTGGCGAAGAGAAGCCGTGCACCGTGGTGACCGGTCTCGGCGTCAAGTTCGACACCGCCGGCGGCAACAACGCAGGGTCCGGCACCACCGACGTGAGCCCCTTCATCGCGGCGAGCGCCAACCTGGGGCACCACAACATCCCCTACGCCGTCTACCGCGCTACCATCAGGAACCACGACGCGCAGGACACCCATACCGTTTCCCTCGGTCTCGAGAAGGAACTGAGCCACGAGGTTACGCTCGATGCCAAAATTGACGCCAACTTCAACACCTCCACCCGCGAAGTGACCGCCAACGAGAACTTCACCTTCGAAGTGGCCAGTTACATCCAGTTGGCGCACAACTTCTATCTGCTGCCGAGCGTTGCCTACGTTGTCGAAACCGATTCGACATTGAAGGCGCTCGACGTTCGCGCGACTTCCGTCGATGGTTTCAAGGGCGCCGTTTCCCTTTACTACCTCTTCTAG
- a CDS encoding lipid-binding SYLF domain-containing protein, whose translation MRQRKIIFAVLALVMALSTTAAFAESGATKIEDCIEVVKAIKAIPEQGVPPMLLKDAQAIAVIPSVIKVGFVIGGRYGTGVLTVRDAKGNWSAPVFIKIAGGSLGWQIGAESTDLILVFKTKKSVDGIFQGRFTLGADASVAAGPVGRSAEGATDLTLKAEIYSYSRSRGLFAGVALNGAAIMVDDDANASYYGNKYLGPRSVVAGEGGERTPAVTKLLELM comes from the coding sequence ATGAGACAGAGAAAAATCATATTTGCAGTGTTGGCCTTGGTGATGGCCCTTTCTACCACAGCGGCCTTTGCAGAAAGTGGTGCCACCAAAATCGAGGACTGCATCGAGGTTGTCAAAGCCATCAAGGCCATCCCGGAACAGGGTGTTCCTCCGATGCTTCTGAAGGACGCCCAGGCTATAGCGGTTATTCCAAGTGTCATCAAGGTCGGCTTCGTCATTGGCGGCAGGTACGGCACCGGTGTTCTTACCGTGCGCGACGCAAAGGGGAACTGGTCCGCACCTGTCTTCATCAAAATTGCAGGCGGTAGCCTCGGTTGGCAGATCGGAGCGGAATCGACCGACCTTATCCTGGTGTTCAAAACCAAAAAGAGCGTGGACGGCATATTCCAGGGTAGGTTCACCCTGGGCGCCGACGCGTCTGTAGCTGCAGGGCCGGTGGGGAGAAGCGCCGAAGGGGCCACCGACCTTACGCTCAAGGCGGAGATCTACTCCTATTCGCGCAGTCGGGGCCTTTTTGCCGGAGTGGCGCTGAACGGTGCCGCCATCATGGTGGACGACGACGCCAATGCCTCGTACTACGGCAACAAGTATCTAGGTCCGAGAAGCGTGGTGGCAGGGGAGGGGGGTGAAAGGACTCCGGCTGTAACCAAACTGCTTGAGCTCATGTGA
- a CDS encoding SDR family oxidoreductase, translating into MAQRVLVTAGASGIGKEIASAYAATGAEVCVCDIDEKALDTAAKDISGLKTIVCDVSKPDDIKRMVTSAIEALGGLDVLVNNAGIAGPTAPVEDVDPDQWEAVMTVDVIGTFHVTRLCIPHLKKSAAGSIVVMSSLGGRFGYPNRSAYCTAKMGLIGFAKTLSRELGPYNIRVNAIAPGAVAGDRIERVLQGRASAEHKTLEEERSAAMSLQSLKRFVDPRDIAALILFLTSDAGKSISGQVLPIDNDAQTSA; encoded by the coding sequence ATGGCTCAGCGTGTATTGGTTACAGCCGGAGCCTCCGGCATCGGAAAAGAAATCGCTAGCGCCTATGCCGCGACCGGCGCAGAAGTCTGCGTCTGCGACATCGATGAGAAGGCGCTGGATACCGCGGCAAAGGATATTTCTGGCCTGAAGACTATTGTCTGCGACGTCTCGAAGCCTGACGACATTAAACGCATGGTCACCTCTGCCATCGAGGCGCTGGGTGGGCTCGATGTGCTGGTGAACAACGCCGGCATCGCAGGACCGACAGCGCCCGTTGAGGACGTTGACCCCGACCAATGGGAGGCGGTCATGACTGTTGATGTCATCGGGACGTTTCATGTCACGCGCCTTTGCATTCCTCATCTGAAAAAATCCGCAGCCGGAAGCATCGTAGTGATGTCGTCGCTTGGCGGTCGCTTTGGCTATCCGAACCGCAGCGCATATTGCACGGCAAAGATGGGGCTCATCGGCTTCGCTAAAACACTTTCGCGTGAACTGGGTCCTTACAATATTCGCGTCAACGCCATCGCGCCCGGAGCCGTCGCAGGCGACCGGATCGAACGCGTCCTTCAGGGCCGCGCTAGCGCGGAACACAAGACGCTGGAGGAGGAACGATCCGCCGCGATGAGCCTCCAGTCGCTGAAGCGATTCGTAGATCCCAGGGACATTGCCGCGCTGATCCTGTTCCTGACATCGGATGCCGGAAAATCAATCTCCGGCCAGGTACTGCCCATCGATAACGATGCACAGACTTCCGCTTAG
- a CDS encoding M20 family metallopeptidase, whose protein sequence is MNTKTATASEQVLKNLDRLNPDLETLYKDLHAHPELSMQETRTAALAADWLRRAGYEVTTGVGKTGVVGLLRNGEGPTVMLRADMDALPIEEATGLSYASQVTATDAEGKVVPVGHMCGHDMHVAWLAGAAALFAQESDSWQGTLMVVFQPGEETAQGAQAMIDDNFLARFPRPVVVLAQHVMLGATGDIAGSAGPITSAADSLQIRLFGRGAHGSMPQASVDPVVMAAATVLRLQTVVSREVAATEAAVVTIGVLQAGTKENIIPDEAIIKLNVRTFDAGVRKRVLAAIERIVNAEAAASGTPRKPEITPLDRYPLNVNDEAASQRIADAFRAHFSPARVHHTGPAPASEDFGCFGTAWQVPSVFWFVGGTERETYAKAKAAGTLNELPVNHSPQFAPVIHPTLETGVEALVVAALVWLAP, encoded by the coding sequence ATGAACACGAAGACAGCAACTGCCTCGGAGCAAGTCCTGAAAAATCTCGACCGGCTGAACCCCGACCTTGAAACCCTGTACAAAGACCTGCATGCCCACCCCGAGTTGTCGATGCAAGAGACCCGAACCGCTGCGCTAGCTGCGGACTGGCTTCGCAGAGCAGGTTATGAGGTGACGACCGGCGTAGGAAAGACGGGGGTGGTAGGACTGCTCCGCAACGGAGAAGGGCCGACGGTCATGCTGCGCGCCGACATGGATGCGTTACCCATTGAAGAGGCGACAGGTCTTTCCTACGCGAGTCAAGTGACCGCGACGGATGCGGAAGGGAAGGTCGTGCCGGTCGGACATATGTGCGGCCATGACATGCATGTGGCCTGGCTCGCCGGCGCCGCTGCCTTGTTCGCTCAGGAGTCGGATTCCTGGCAAGGGACGCTGATGGTGGTCTTCCAGCCCGGCGAGGAGACGGCACAGGGCGCCCAGGCCATGATCGACGATAATTTTCTTGCGCGTTTTCCCCGACCAGTTGTCGTACTTGCGCAGCACGTAATGCTCGGAGCGACCGGCGACATCGCCGGAAGCGCCGGCCCCATCACCTCGGCGGCGGACAGCCTTCAAATCAGGCTGTTCGGTCGTGGTGCACACGGATCGATGCCGCAAGCCAGCGTCGATCCCGTTGTCATGGCGGCGGCGACGGTCCTTAGGCTTCAGACTGTCGTTTCGCGCGAGGTGGCCGCGACCGAGGCTGCGGTCGTCACGATCGGCGTTTTGCAAGCCGGCACGAAAGAGAACATAATCCCGGACGAGGCGATAATAAAGCTGAATGTTCGGACCTTCGATGCCGGCGTTCGTAAGCGCGTGCTGGCGGCGATCGAACGCATCGTCAACGCCGAGGCCGCAGCATCGGGTACCCCCCGGAAACCGGAGATCACGCCGTTAGACCGCTATCCCCTCAACGTGAATGACGAGGCGGCGAGCCAACGGATCGCCGACGCGTTCCGCGCCCATTTCTCCCCGGCACGCGTGCACCATACCGGACCGGCGCCAGCCAGCGAGGACTTCGGCTGTTTCGGCACGGCCTGGCAGGTTCCGTCGGTCTTCTGGTTCGTTGGCGGCACCGAAAGGGAAACCTATGCAAAGGCCAAAGCGGCTGGAACGCTCAATGAGCTGCCGGTCAACCATAGCCCACAATTTGCCCCCGTGATCCATCCCACGTTGGAAACCGGTGTCGAGGCACTGGTCGTCGCGGCGCTCGTTTGGCTGGCGCCATAG